Proteins from a genomic interval of Salvelinus sp. IW2-2015 linkage group LG14, ASM291031v2, whole genome shotgun sequence:
- the commd3 gene encoding COMM domain-containing protein 3, which yields MELSESVRKGLQSLADPTLFDLKTFSVLIELAFRSLLTAHADRSVLDQPELKHIDQKLLKHCHTAATTYILEGVKQNVDKSTIRLCLEDVRFDAERTDVFYITYQKYKSDVEILLSSVGRCPPHINDVSWRLEYLIKNGHVHKVNEPSYLISLNVENTNNGGSSEEVNFSCTMEQLQDLVGKMKDATKSLEKAMQL from the exons ATGGAGTTGTCTGAGTCGGTGCGGAAAGGGCTGCAGTCTCTAGCAGACCCGACGCTTTTTGACCTGAAGACCTTCTCCGTGTTGATAGAATTAGCCTTTCGCAGCTTGCTAACCGCCCATGCCGACCGTAGTGTTCTCG ATCAACCTGAATTGAAACATATTGACCAGAAGTTGCTGAAACATTGTCACACAGCTGCCACCACCTACATACTAGAGGGGGtcaaacaaaatgtggacaaatccACTATACG CTTGTGCCTGGAGGATGTTAGGTTTGATGCAGAGAGAACAGATGTATTCTACATCACATACCAG AAATATAAAAGTGATGTGGAAATTCTATTGTCAAG tgttg GGAGATGCCCTCCTCATATCAACGACGTGTCATGGCGTCTGGAGTACCTTATCAAG AACGGGCATGTGCATAAGGTCAACGAGCCGTCCTATCTGATTTCATTAAACGTTGAG AATACCAACAACGGAGGATCGTCGGAAGAAGTKAATTTTAGCTGCACTATGGAACAACTTCAG